GAACGCGGTCGCGGTCCGCACCTCGAGCGTCGCGGTGCGGGTGGCGCCGGCCGGGGCGCGACCGGTGACCTCGCCGAGGATCACGCCGGCCAGCAGGCCGAGCGCGAACGCCGGGACGGCCAGCGCGGTGTTCACGCCGAGCCGGCTCGGCGGGCCGGTGGCCAGCAGGATCGCGGCCACCAGACCGAGGACGAGGCCGGCCAGCCGCCAGATCAGGATCCGGCGGCCGACTCGGGCCACGTCGTCAACCGGATACGAAGTCATGATCCCCCACTTGTGTCAATCGCTTGACACAAGAGTGGCGGCGTCCCGGTTTTGTGTCAACACAAGTTCGGTCACACTTCAGATCCGGCCCAGGCCCGGCGGGCCGCCGCGCGCGCGGCGGCCCGCTCGAAGACCGCCGCGGTGAGCCAGGCCCGCGCGAGGCGGTGCGCGTCGTGCGGGTCGAGGCGGCCGAAGACATCTCGGGTACGCCGGACGCCCGCGTGACCGAGCTCGCGGAGGACGGCGCTCGCGATGTCGAGATGCGCGGCGCTCAGCCGGCGGGCGTCGGTGCCGACACCGGTCAGGAGAGCGGCCCGGCCGGCGGCGACGACCCGTTCGACCTGGTGCCGCAGCAGGTGCAGGGGTGGCGCCGCCGGTTGGTGGTCGAGGGCGGTCGATCCGGCCAGGGCGACCGGCTCGGCGGGGATGACCGGTCCGGCTGGGGTGAGCGGTCCGGCGGGGGTGAGCGGTCCGGCGGGGGCGACCGGTCCGGTGGGGGCGATTGGTCCCTCGGCGGCGATCGGACCGGCGGGGGCGATTGGTCCGGCGGGAGCAGGCGGGTCACGGTGGGGGAGATCGGCCCGGGTGAGGACGGTGGCGCCGAGGTCGACGTGGCCGCCATGGGCCGTGGGGAGCCAGTGGGCGGCGAAGGCCACGCCATCCACTCGGCGTGGCCCGGTGAAGCGGCCGATCAGGCGGATCCGCTGACCGGTCGCGTGGGTGGCGAGCAGGCGGAGGTTGGAGACATAGGGCAGTGACGGGTCCTCGTGGACGGCGGAGACCGTGACGGTCAGGCGGTGCCGGTCGTCGGCGAGCAGCAGGCCGTGGCGGGTGGCCCCGAGGATGACGCCGTCGAGGAAGGCCAGGTCGTGCGGCGCGGGCCGGTCCTGCGCCGGGAGTGCCGCGGCTTCCAGCCAGCGGTCCGCCTGGGCGCCGGGACTCACCTCCCAGAGGGCGGTCAGCGGTGCCTCGAACCATCCCGCTCCGGCCGCGGACACCGCCTGCCGGGCCCGGCCGTGGCTGAGCCGGCCGGTCGGCGAGGCGTGTGCGTTGCTCGCCAGCAGCCCGGCCCGGGCCAAGGCGTGATGGCTGAGCCGGACCTCGCCGAGATCGACCGACGTGCGGACCGCGGCCGCGGTGGGCGGTTTGTCGGCCGGCTTGACGTCGGAGACCACCCAGAGCCGTCCGGTGCGGTCGGCGAGGTAGGTCGCCGCCCCGGCGTGCCCGGTGAGGGTCCGTACCGGTTCGCAGAAGAGGCCGTACAGCCGCAGGTCACCGACCGGTTCGTAGTCCCGGCGGGCGGTCCCCGCGGCGGCGCTGTCGCCGGCGCCGTGGGTCAGCCGGTGGCAGGCGGTGAGCAGGTCCAGCAGGTCGTCGGTGAGGTCGGTCAGGCCGAACGACGGGTCGTCCCGCCGACCGGACCGCAGCCGCTCGACGACCCGGACGGCGGCGGACGCCGGGGCGTGCAGGCCGAGCGCGCGGGCCTGGTGGACGGCTCGCAGCAGGTCGGCCTGGACGAGCGCGCCGGCGGCCGGGATGCCGCCGGCCAGTACCGCGGCCGCGGCCGACCACAGCTCCCGCGCCGCGGCGGCCTGGGCTTCGGTGACCGGCCTTGGACCATCGGTCGAGTCGTCTGCTCTGACTGGGGTGCTTGGCTCGGACGGGATGACTGGCTCGGCGGTATCACCTGTCTCGGTCAGGCAGGGCTTGGTCGAAGTGGGGGACGGCTCCGGCTCCGGCTCCGGTGGAGCGTTCGGTTCCGGCGAGGCGGTCGGCTCCGCCGAGGCGGTCGGCTTCGACGGGACCGTCGGCTCTCTTGGGGTCGTGGGTTTCGCTGGGGTCGCTGGCTCTGGTGGGGTCCTGGGTTTCGCGGGGGCCGCCGACTCTCCCGGGGCCGCCGGTTTCGCTGGGGCCGCCGTTTCAGCTGGGGCGGGCTTTTCCGGGGCCCCCGGTTTCGCTTGGCCCGGCTCTGTTGGGGTCGTCGGTTTCGGTGGGGCTGTCGCCTCCGGTGGGGCGTCGGTGTGGATCGGGGCGGCGCTGAGGACGGCGGCGCGGTGCAGGCAGCGGGGCGCCAGCAGGCAACTGCACGTCGCGTCCGCCGCCGCGGCGACCGGCACGGTGAGCGTCACCGTCGTCTGGTCGTCGGGCCGGACCGTGACCACGCCGCTCTCGGTCGAGACCGGCCAGCCGAGGGCTTGCGGGACCACCTCGTCGAGGCGTTTGCGCAAGCGGGCCGGGAGTGCCGCGACCGCCTCGGCGGTGACCAGGGGATCGACCGGTGGCAGGCTCATCGGACCCGCTCCCCGATCCACCCGGCCAGCTCGGACGGGCTCAGTGCGGCCACCGGCATCCCCGCGCCGACCAGCTGCGACGCGATTCCGGTGCTGAAGCGTGGCTGCCCCTTGTCGTTCAGGCTGGCGCACCCGAGCAGCGTCACCCCGTCGTCGACCAGGGCCCGTGCGGCACCGAGCAGATCGGCCACCGGATAACCCTCCTCGAAGTCGCTGATCGTGATCACCAGGGTCCGGCTCGGCACGGTGGTGATCTGCCGGGCGTAGCGCAGCCCGGCCGCGATGTGCGTGCCCCCGCCGACCTTGATCTCCAGCAGCAGCGACAGCGCGTCGGTGACCCGGTCGGTCAGGTCGATGACCTCGGTCGAGAACGTGACGAAGTGAGTGCGCAACGCCGGCACCCCGGCCAGCACCGACGCGGTGAGCGCCGCCCAGATGGTCGACTCCTCCATCGACCCGGAGACGTCGACCAGCAGGATCACCTGCCAGTCCACATTGCGCCGCCCGGGGCTGCGGAACACCGGCCGGTCCGGGATGATCCGCGGCCGCCCGGCCGGGTCGGTCCGTACCGTGTGCAGGTTCTGCCGCACGGTGGCGGCCAGGTCCAGGCGCCCGGACGGCCGGCGGGTCGGCCGGGGCGTGCCGAGCCCG
Above is a genomic segment from Actinoplanes ianthinogenes containing:
- a CDS encoding SWIM zinc finger family protein; this encodes MSLPPVDPLVTAEAVAALPARLRKRLDEVVPQALGWPVSTESGVVTVRPDDQTTVTLTVPVAAAADATCSCLLAPRCLHRAAVLSAAPIHTDAPPEATAPPKPTTPTEPGQAKPGAPEKPAPAETAAPAKPAAPGESAAPAKPRTPPEPATPAKPTTPREPTVPSKPTASAEPTASPEPNAPPEPEPEPSPTSTKPCLTETGDTAEPVIPSEPSTPVRADDSTDGPRPVTEAQAAAARELWSAAAAVLAGGIPAAGALVQADLLRAVHQARALGLHAPASAAVRVVERLRSGRRDDPSFGLTDLTDDLLDLLTACHRLTHGAGDSAAAGTARRDYEPVGDLRLYGLFCEPVRTLTGHAGAATYLADRTGRLWVVSDVKPADKPPTAAAVRTSVDLGEVRLSHHALARAGLLASNAHASPTGRLSHGRARQAVSAAGAGWFEAPLTALWEVSPGAQADRWLEAAALPAQDRPAPHDLAFLDGVILGATRHGLLLADDRHRLTVTVSAVHEDPSLPYVSNLRLLATHATGQRIRLIGRFTGPRRVDGVAFAAHWLPTAHGGHVDLGATVLTRADLPHRDPPAPAGPIAPAGPIAAEGPIAPTGPVAPAGPLTPAGPLTPAGPVIPAEPVALAGSTALDHQPAAPPLHLLRHQVERVVAAGRAALLTGVGTDARRLSAAHLDIASAVLRELGHAGVRRTRDVFGRLDPHDAHRLARAWLTAAVFERAAARAAARRAWAGSEV